A window of Erpetoichthys calabaricus chromosome 12, fErpCal1.3, whole genome shotgun sequence contains these coding sequences:
- the LOC114661783 gene encoding interferon-induced very large GTPase 1-like, with protein sequence MSFQPQSTHQLVSISQSGPHSDPQVQDVCYCGPALCGILLSNNPPDLQKKRSEMICDHGMCIHQNNKTWEMKKMFESCSKEHIYKSMMETMKATLDDCGIYVDEELGSYSAGRDLREDNKPFLCLWKRYEVALEKCTFKWRDLHLSGALICELKKLESLCTEEKKNKQCKAILEKYGSHISTSNTFGGIYWLRVESSDFTEGSKETREQLIRKITEVQHDVHSFTDISEMKSLLQSEYGESHLENTSISIQTVGGPADCYTFEKWRRGLLEAKDTWKVIDHGALHQLVPLWKIMSLNHKADFQSCASAANVIKTYWETETGLLDFSHELQNLLEAEEILQNLPEKVEIWNQTDSLTMMTCIEYVTECTRVHFKILVSQSASGFVWEKLFLYNRNIQTWLVKMVNFLTSPDTSHPVVRVLLQQVTDFFGEYGIRELEGLESLKRFLPTIKKHEEILNIQSVKDQLSQMKTYATLEDPLTEAAQQICNNKVRCSLLKLKDIVGKTGEQYHQSLVTLLFYKYIRKGDVLLKMTDWEVIIDKVNELEHHFNNLKSMDKDEGEAFVILMALKKAERLLNTKEQEAIELINIIKDEMGSNLCPEIQEILNQGGEPKLNLQQMRDKLNSIINKCIKDKEMQQKNINKIKPLACKSPNSTVQFQQLESQPLNTNEIIELLGLDKFCKVKQTVRQIKKFHNLEFLYSSPPELVNVPGYFIGRLMMLHSNTMNLKCLKPQTHPEVTEKESVTEDENDDWFGDTNDNKLNVNPLDVVVAVFMCSDLFVQQELAVKMSLCQYAIPLLLPTTNKTNTFLLWAVSAVQKKWKRKSTEKESCVTDKRLATYPMAHVTFIRLGDLQRSKSAFLNALLGSSEFQSNIFIHSDMECGDIQRKISSGLIELTWHLPLEKEQLDVFSTPCCILNLRGDAKLFSKHVAFLTEVSSVICLFVDNIGDEEEKLISALQRLKGKVFLLVNPRNSNLQENGRRLSRLKSTLNITKDQVLIRTKKNDSEFISVVRSAISNVLTSEPRTMSLEKMAEDAKRFGFNIDEDYAPCQTGKEKANVVLRNLKQRTCDEFQQKKSPNEGDEAEDITCEFNQESIPKFKKKTFPFQGEFWCEYSEIDKESWRLKNIGQKMPCEYTKELNQKKKKIRQKQMEKDISVSVEKFIEALMSTSEERLFFLHWMKMYLDSLSADVLPEIQRQLMNCKDENRKKALLEKFSNSSVGLKHFLREIGQIYEAFVATETKLKSDLSSLPSVAAEILLDGVPIELIDGNVSDIPLRWVSDILAEVQNKTHPDTRIYVLSVLGVQSSGKSTLLNTLFGLQFAAGTGRCTRGAFMQLIHLDDNVKEELGCDYILVIDTEGLRAPELLNSKNIYEQDNEMATLIIGLSDIILVTLSSENITEMQDILQIVVHAMIRMKETGKKPNIYFIHNNVSDVSADVKNMSGNRKLLEQLDIVTRAAAKQENKEKTYSRFSDVIQYDPSKINIYIPGLWRGIPPMAAVSNGYSKKIYELKTELLECMKKKKVAYRPMSITNYIRSMVDLSNAVKSEDFIFSFQNSLAAEAFAKLSNQCNNWKWEIQQSFMEWREGAEMRNKSCEEPDSLESQLSKEAGDLAKEKEELYLKKLTDYYKCDVENKQYIERDKQYFEVNIKGLCQQYRDTALMGCKTLMKNCRRVNTIMKRYKEKIKERFNNLVKECKEGKSKVLEAELHKEFEKMWKETLGSLERLVIEVDIRYDMEVSLLQSDPTRSKDIKEKLRRRGLHEWGNKEFIADDEPPKDENDSKRQWNLLKPMNGITRMAGGIKEYTKSVFNRGAHETQRTADMVISTCVKYINTLVNRDADYDPSLCMGVIKEIERQMKTLGDEKREMIDHLQVDIKLHVCGSAVQRFQEMHRRFISKIDPLSRLEERKQIYWEMFSDLYHERDESQRAAKMFCDFCLKESLIRGIESQLSKRIVSDMRETWAPLKLRNIPNFQLALLISLHESESFKDYKEYITDYDGYAQRWLFKEVVEYCKTMVDCKMRLHSMEEEIMCNMMGKVKETLKDVKESQIKTAEDFLTHFIKAIKKRQVWIIKENLDVINLKNVKQFEVELSEAINELEKELKNQITRSDVEGKLNNLSSPPHEQLFELLKGCGEKCPYCGTPCELDGQNHQHYSRYHWAFGVSNASPHYLKSKSVIRNMLWVFDQRTMNCVCQNYQARRHNTEINYWGELYKDDTSLYWQFVLNKYKEDFATFYKTKPVRFIGTFIVNWEDVKGDLENKYKISLEDLRVKHRMELL encoded by the coding sequence ATGTCATTccaaccacagagcacacatcaGTTGGTGTCCATTTCCCAGTCTGGGCCCCACAGTGATCCTCAGGTACAAGATGTATGTTATTGTGGACCTGCACTTTGTGGAATTCTCCTGTCAAATAATCCACCAGACCTGCAAAAGAAGCGATCAGAAATGATATGTGATCATGGAATGTGCAtacatcaaaataataaaacatgggaaatgaagaaaatgtttgAATCCTGTAGTAAGGAACACATATACAAGAGTATGATGGAGACTATGAAGGCTACTTTAGATGACTGTGGTATATATGTGGATGAAGAGCTAGGATCTTATTCAGCTGGAAGAGATCTAAGAGAAGACAACAAGCCTTTCTTATGCTTGTGGAAGAGATATGAAGTAGCACTTGAAAAATGCACCTTCAAATGGAGAGATCTTCATCTTTCAGGTGCTCTCATATGTGAATTAAAGAAGTTGGAGTCACTTTGTACAGAAGAGAAGAAGAACAAACAGTGTAAGGCAATACTGGAAAAGTACGGCTCTCATATCAGCACAAGCAACACATTTGGAGGAATTTACTGGCTTCGAGTAGAAAGTTCAGACTTCACTGAAGGGTCCAAAGAAACAAGAGAGCAGCTAATAAGAAAAATCACTGAAGTCCAACATGACGTTCACTCATTCACAGACATATCAGAAATGAAAAGTCTGCTTCAGAGCGAGTATGGAGAAAGTCACTTAGAAAATACCTCAATCTCCATTCAGACAGTTGGAGGTCCAGCTGATTGTTACACATTTGAAAAATGGAGAAGAGGGCTGTTGGAGGCAAAAGATACATGGAAGGTTATTGATCATGGAGCTTTACATCAGCTGGTACCATTGTGGAAGATTATGAGTCTAAACCATAAAGCAGATTTTCAAAGTTGTGCCTCAGCAGCAAATGTGATCAAAACCTACTGGGAAACTGAAACTGGTTTGCTGGATTTCAGCCATGAATTACAAAATTTACTGGAGGCTGAAGAAATCTTGCAAAATTTACCCGAAAAAGTAGAAATTTGGAATCAAACAGACTCCCTTACGATGATGACATGCATTGAATATGTCACAGAATGTACAAGAGTGCACTTTAAGATTCTTGTAAGTCAAAGTGCCTCAGGGTTTGTATGGGAAAAACTCTTCCTTTATAACAGAAACATTCAGACATGGCTGGTGAAGATGGTGAACTTTCTAACttctccagacacctcacacccagtgGTCAGAGTTCTGCTGCAACAAGTAACAGATTTCTTTGGTGAATATGGAATTCGGGAATTGGAAGGTCTTGAATCTCTTAAAAGATTTCTTCCCACCATTAAAAAACATGAAGAGATATTAAATATTCAAAGTGTAAAAGACCAGTTGTCTCAGATGAAAACTTATGCAACACTTGAGGaccccctaacagaagcagcacAACAGATATGTAATAACAAAGTTCGCTGTTCACTCCTGAAACTTAAGGACATTGTTGGAAAAACAGGAGAGCAATACCATCAGAGCCTGGTGACTCTCCTCTTCTACAAATACATTAGAAAAGGTGACGTTTTgctgaaaatgactgactgggaAGTGATTATAGATAAAGTTAATGAATTAGAGCACCATTTTAATAATCTGAAGAGCATGGACAAAGATGAAGGGGAGGCCTTTGTGATCTTAATGGCTCTTAAAAAGGCAGAAAGATTACTAAATACTAAAGAACAAGAGGCCATAGAGCTTATAAACATTATTAAGGATGAAATGGGATCCAATTTATGTCCTGAAATTCAGGAAATTCTGAATCAAGGTGGAGAACCAAAGTTAAACCTACAGCAGATGAGAGACAAACTGAATTCAATcataaacaaatgtattaaagacaaggaaatgcagcaaaaaaatattaataagattAAACCATTGGCATGCAAAAGTCCCAACTCCACAGTGCAATTTCAACAATTGGAGAGCCAGCCATTGAATACAAATGAAATTATTGAATTACTTGGGCTTGATAAATTCTGCAAGGTGAAACAAACTGTAAGACAAATTAAGAAGTTCCACAATTTAGAATTTCTTTATAGCAGTCCACCAGAACTTGTCAACGTACCCGGGTACTTCATTGGAAGGCTGATGATGTTGCATTCAAACACCATGAACCTAAAGTGCCTAAAACCACAAACACATCCTGAGGTAACAGAAAAGGAATCGGTGACAGAAGATGAGAATGATGACTGGTTTGGTGACACAAACGACAACAAGCTCAATGTGAATCCTCTTGACGTAGTTGTAGCTGTGTTTATGTGCTCAGATCTCTTTGTTCAACAAGAACTTGCGGTGAAAATGTCTCTTTGCCAGTATGCAATCCCATTACTTTTGCCAACCACAAATAAAACTAATACCTTCCTCCTTTGGGCAGTGAGTGCTGTccagaagaaatggaaaagaaagtccACAGAGAAAGAAAGTTGTGTTACTGACAAGAGACTTGCAACATATCCAATggcccatgtcacatttatccGACTGGGAGATCTTCAGCGTTCAAAGTCGGCCTTCCTTAATGCTCTTCTTGGTTCCTCTGAATTCCAGAGCAATATTTTCATCCACTCAGACATGGAGTGTGGAGATATTCAACGGAAAATTTCCAGCGGCCTCATTGAGCTCACTTGGCACTTGCCACTTGAAAAGGAACAGCTTGATGTTTTCAGTACACCATGTTGTATATTAAATCTGCGGGGAGACGCAAAGTTATTCTCCAAACATGTTGCATTTCTTACTGAAGTTTCTTCAGTAATTTGTCTTTTTGTAGACAACATTGGTGATGAAGAGGAGAAACTGATCAGTGCTCTTCAAAGATTAAAAGGAAAAGTGTTCCTACTGGTAAATCCAAGAAACAGCAATCTGCAGGAAAATGGCAGAAGACTGAGCCGCTTGAAATCCACCCTGAATATTACAAAGGATCAGGTTTTGATTCGTACCAAGAAAAATGATAGTGAATTCATATCAGTGGTCCGCTCAGCAATATCTAATGTCCTGACTTCAGAACCACGTACAATGTCTTTGGAAAAAATGGCAGAGGATGCTAAAAGGTTTGGATTTAACATCGATGAAGACTATGCGCCATGCCAGACTGGAAAGGAAAAAGCAAATGTTGTTCTTAGAAACCTAAAACAGAGAACCTGTGATGAATTCCAACAGAAAAAGAGCCCAAATGAAGGTGATGAAGCAGAAGATATCACTTGTGAATTTAACCAAGAAAGCATtcctaaatttaaaaagaaaacttttccaTTCCAAGGTGAATTCTGGTGTGAGTATTCTGAAATAGACAAAGAGAGTTGGCGGTTAAAGAACATTGGTCAGAAAATGCCGTGCGAATACACAAAGGAGTTaaatcagaaaaagaagaaaatacggCAGAAGCAAATGGAAAAGGACATTTCAGTTTCTGTTGAGAAATTTATTGAGGCGCTTATGAGCACCAGTGAAGAAAGGCTCTTCTTCTTGCATTGGATGAAGATGTATTTGGATTCTCTTTCTGCAGATGTGTTACCTGAGATTCAAAGACAGCTCATGAATTGTAAAGATGAAAACAGAAAGAAGGCACTGCTAGAGAAGTTCTCCAACAGCTCAGTGGGACTGAAGCACTTTCTGCGTGAAATTGGACAAATTTACGAGGCTTTTGTAGCAACTGAAACCAAGCTGAAATCAGACTTGTCGAGTTTACCCAGTGTGGCTGCGGAGATTCTGCTCGATGGTGTCCCAATTGAGCTCATTGATGGCAATGTCTCCGATATTCCACTGAGGTGGGTGTCAGACATTTTAGCTGAAGTTCAGAACAAAACTCACCCAGACACTCGCATATATGTGCTGTCAGTACTGGGGGTACAAAGCTCAGGGAAATCCACCCTCCTCAACACCCTGTTTGGGCTGCAGTTTGCAGCCGGCACCGGAAGGTGCACACGGGGGGCCTTCATGCAGCTCATTCACTTGGATGACAATGTTAAAGAAGAACTGGGATGTGATTACATTTTGGTGATTGACACAGAGGGGCTGAGAGCCCCAGAGTTACTAAACTCAAAAAACATCTATGAGCAGGACAACGAGATGGCAACACTCATCATTGGGTTAAGTGACATCATATTAGTGACGCTGAGCTCTGAGAACATTACAGAGATGCAGGACATTCTGCAGATAGTCGTCCATGCGATGATAAGAATGAAGGAAACTGGAAAGAAgcccaacatttattttattcacaacaaTGTCTCCGACGTCTCTGCAGATGTCAAGAACATGTCTGGTAACAGAAAGCTTCTGGAGCAACTTGACATTGTCACAAGGGCCGCagcaaaacaggaaaataaagaaaaaacctacTCCAGATTTAGTGACGTGATTCAGTACGATCcgagtaaaataaatatatacatacctgGACTATGGCGTGGCATCCCACCGATGGCAGCTGTCAGTAATGGCTACAGTAAGAAAATCTATGAGTTGAAAACTGAACTTCTAGAgtgtatgaagaagaaaaaggtagCCTACAGACCAATGAGTATAACAAACTACATCAGGTCCATGGTAGACCTGTCCAATGCTGTCAAGTCAGAAGACTTCATATTCAGTTTTCAGAACAGCCTGGCAGCAGAAGCATTTGCTAAACTCTCCAACCAGTGCAACAACTGGAAATGGGAAATCCAGCAGAGCTTCATGGAGTGGAGAGAAGGAGCAGAGATGAGAAATAAAAGCTGTGAAGAGCCGGACTCTCTAGAGTCACAATTATCAAAAGAGGCTGGAGACCTGGCCAAGGAGAAGGAGGAACTGTACCTGAAAAAACTGACTGATTATTATAAATGTGATGTGGAAAACAAACAATACATAGAAAGAGACAAACAATACTTTGAAGTAAATATCAAAGGGCTCTGTCAGCAGTATAGGGAcactgcacttatggggtgcaaAACGTTAATGAAAAACTGCAGGAGAGTTAATACGATAATGAAAAGATATAAAGAAAAGATCAAGGAAAGGTTTAACAATCTCGTGAAGGAATGCAAAGAAGGGAAAAGCAAAGTTTTGGAGGCAGAACTTCATAAAGAATTTGAgaagatgtggaaggaaactttGGGGTCATTGGAGAGACTTGTGATTGAAGTGGACATCAGATATGATATGGAAGTGAGCCTCCTGCAGTCAGACCCTACCAGGAGCAAAGATATCAAAGAAAAGCTGCGACGCAGAGGACTTCATGAGTGGGGAAACAAAGAGTTTATAGCTGATGATGAACCTCCAAAAGATGAAAATGATTCTAAACGCCAATGGAATTTATTAAAGCCAATGAATGGAATAACAAGAATGGCTGGAGGAATCAAAGAGTACACCAAATCAGTATTTAACAGAGGAGCTCACGAAACTCAAAGGACAGCAGACATGGTAATAAGCACATGTGTAAAGTATATTAATACACTTGTGAACAGAGATGCAGATTATGATCCAAGCTTATGCATGGGAGTAATCAAAGAAATAGAAAGACAGATGAAGACACTGGGGGATGAGAAAAGGGAGATGATTGATCATCTGCAGGTGGACATCAAACTTCACGTCTGTGGCTCAGCAGTCCAAAGATTCCAGGAAATGCATCGCCGATTTATCAGTAAAATTGATCCACTGAGTAGACTGGAGGAGAGGAAGCAAATTTACTGGGAGATGTTCAGTGACCTGTACCATGAAAGAGATGAGAGCCAAAGGGCAGCAAAGATGTTTTGTGACTTCTGTTTAAAAGAGTCGCTCATTAGAGGAATTGAGAGTCAATTATCAAAGAGAATCGTCAGTGACATGAGAGAGACGTGGGCCCCTCTGAAGCTTAGAAACATCCCCAACTTCCAGTTAGCTCTGCTCATCAGTTTACACGAATCGGAGAGCTTTAAAGACTACAAGGAGTACATCACAGATTATGATGGCTATGCACAGAGATGGCTCTTCAAAGAGGTGGTGGAATATTGTAAAACTATGGTGGACTGCAAAATGAGATTACATTCAATGGAGGAGGAAATTATGTGCAACATGATGGGAAAAGTGAAGGAAACGTtaaaagatgtaaaagaaagtCAAATCAAAACAGCTGAAGATTTTCTAACACATTttataaaagcaattaaaaagaggCAGGTATGGATTATTAAAGAAAACTTGGAtgtgattaatttaaaaaatgttaagcaGTTTGAAGTGGAGCTGTCAGAGGCAATTAATGAATTAGAAAAGGAGCTAAAAAATCAAATAACTCGTTCTGATGTTGAAGGTAAATTGAACAATCTGTCCAGTCCACCTCATGAGCAGCTGTTTGAATTGCTAAAAGGCTGTGGAGAGAAATGTCCATACTGTGGGACTCCTTGTGAGCTCGACGGGCAAAATCACCAGCACTACTCAAGATACCACTGGGCATTCGGCGTCAGCAATGCTTCACCACATTACCTGAAATCTAAATCAGTAATTAGAAACATGTTGTGGGTTTTTGACCAGAGAACAATGAACTGTGTGTGCCAAAATTATCAAGCCAGACGACACAACACAGAAATAAACTACTGGGGTGAACTTTACAAAGATGACACCTCACTTTACTGGCAGTTTGTTCTCAATAAGTATAAGGAGGATTTTGCAACATTTTACAAGACCAAACCTGTTCGATTCATAGGAACATTTATTGTAAACTGGGAAGATGTGAAGGGCGACctagaaaacaaatacaaaatcagTCTTGAAGATCTCAGGGTGAAGCACAGAATGGAATTACTGTAA